The DNA segment GGCCCCGCCCGCCCGGCCAAGGGCGCGCAGGCGCCGGGCCAGGGCCCCGGGGCGGGAGACCAGCCCGGCTTCGACTACTACGAGGCCGAGGTGACGGTCGACGAGCTGGCGGAGCTCATCTTCCAGGACCTGGGGCTCCCCAACCTGAAACAGAAGCGCCGGGCTGACATCGAGTCCACCTACCCCGAGTTCACCGACGTGCGCAAGCAGGGTCTCCAGGCCAACGTCGACAAGCGTCGCACGCTCCTGGAGGCGTTGCGGCGGGCGGCCCGGGAGGGTCACCGCGGGCTCCAGGGCATCCGGCGGGAGGACCTGCGCTTCAAGACCTGGGAGGAGCGGGTGCGCACCACCACCTCCGCGGTGGTGATGGCCATGATGGACACCTCGGGCTCCATGGGCACCTTCGAGAAGTACATCGCCCGCAGCTTCTACTTCTGGATGGTGCGCTTCCTCCGTACCCGCTACCACCAGGTGCAGATCGTCTTCATCGCCCACGACACCCGTGCCCGGGAGGTCTCCGAGGAGGAGTTCTTCTCCAAGGGCGAGTCGGGCGGCACCAAGTGCTCCTCCGCCTACGAGAAGGCGCTGGAGATCGTCGAGGAGCGCTTCCCGCCCGAGGACTACAACATCTATCCCTTCCACTTCTCCGACGGAGACAACTTCCCATCCGACAACGTCCGCTGCGTGAAGCTGATGAGCGAGCTCATCGAGCGCTCGAGCGCCGTGGGCTACGGCGAGATCACCAGCGGCCGCTACTACCGTGAGAGCACGCTCATGTCCGCCTTCGAGCGGCTGGAGGATCCCCGCTTCACCTGCGTGCAGATCCGCTCCAAGGATGAGGTCTATCCGGCCCTCAAGCGCTTCTTCCGCCGCTCGGAAGAGGTCCCGCACCCCGGGGGGTTGGCAGGATGACGCCCGCCGAGATCGGGACCTTCGAGCAGCAGCTGGAGCGGATCGAACGCCAGGCCCGGGCCATGGGGCTGGACTTCTTTCCGGTTCGCTTCGAGCTGGTCCCGGCCGAGGTGATGTACACCTTCGGCGCGTACGGCATGCCCCACCGGTTCACCCATTGGAGCTTCGGCAAGGCGTACCAGCGGATGAAGACCCAGTACGACTACAACCTCAGCCGCATCTACGAGCTGGTCATCAACTCCGATCCTGCGTACGCCTTCCTGCTCGAGGGCAACTCCCTGCTCCAGAACCTGGTGGTCGCGGCCCACGTCCTCGCGCACGTGGACTTCTTCAAGAACAACCGCCGCTTCCAGCATACCTCGCGCACCATGGTGGAGAGCATGGCCGTGGACGCGGAGCGCATGCGGGCGTACGAGTTCACCTACGGGCGTGAGGCGGTGGAGGCGATCCTGGATGCCGCCCTGGCCATCCAGGACCAGGTGGATCCCTATGGGAACCCATGGCGGGGCCCCGAGTGGCGCGATCCGAAGCCCAAAGTCCGGAAGGCTCCAGGCGAGCACGACGGCGGGGCGGGGAGCCGGCAGGGCGGCGATCCCTACTCGGACCTCTGGGCGTTGGACCGGTACCTCCCCGGAGGCGACCCGCGCCCCGAGGGGAACCGGACCGGGGCTGGAGGGACGGCGGCCGGGAAGGAGGCGGGGCGGGCTGCGCCGGGGGGGCCCCCGCACCGGACCTTCCCCGAACGGCCGGTGAAGGACCTGGTGCGCTTCGTGGCCGAGGAATCACGGGTCCTGGAGCCCTGGCAGAGGGACGTGCTCTTCATGGTCCGGCAGGAGATGCTCTACTTCTGGCCCCAGATGGAGACCAAGATCATGAACGAAGGATGGGCCTCCTTCTTCCACGTGCGGCTCATGCGTTCGCTGGATCTGAGCGAAGCCGACGCCGTGGAGTTCGCGCGGATGCACGCGGGGGTGGTGCAGCCTTCGCCCTACAGCATCAACCCGTACCTGATGGGGCTGAAGCTCTTCGAATCCATCGAGCGTCGCTGGAACGAGCCGACCCTTGAGGAGCGCGAGCGCTTCGGCCGCCGCGGGGGCGAGGGCCGCTCCAAGATCTTCGAGGTCCGGGAGACCGAGACGGATGTCTCCTTCCTCCGAAACTACCTCACCCGGGAGCTGGTGGAGGAGTTGGATCTCTACCTCTACGCCCAGGTGGACGGGCGGTGGCAGGTGGTCGAAAAGGACTGGGAGAAGGTTCGGGATCACCTGGTGGCCCAGCTCACCCACTGCGGGGTCCCCTACATCGTGGTGGAGGACGGCGACTACCAGGGCCGCGGCGAGCTCCTCCTCCAGCACCGGCACGAGGGCCTCGACCTGGACGCCCGCTACGCGCAGAAGACCCTGGAGCACGTGTACCGGCTCTGGGGCAAGCCTGTCCACCTGGCCACCCGCGAGAACGGCAAGGACCGCCTTCACTCGTTCGACGGGCAGGAGAGCACCGTCCGCTGATCCTGGCCATACTACCCCGGGAGGGGTCGTCCGTGCGCCAGGATCCAGACCGTCACACGCTCCTTGCCTACTTCCCGTCGCGGGCCCAGGCCGAGCGTGCCAAGCGGGCCCTGGAGGGCGAGGGCTTCCAGGAGCTTCAGATCGACCGGGTGAGCCGCTACGGCACCGAGAGCGCGTCCATCCTCACCAATCCCCTCACCGGCAACTTCACGAGCCTGGCCAACCTCACTCTGGGGAGCCAGGACGCGGGCGAGGACGAAGGCGTCCTGATGGCCGCGGACCCCGCCGCGAGCGGCCTGGCCGAGAACGTGGGGGTCCGGGAGAAGGGGTATCTGCTCACCATCGTCACCGGCCAGGAACGGGTGGAGCGCGCCAGGGTCATCGCCGAGCGGGAGGGCGGTGAGGTGTAGCCCAGGCGCGTCCTTCCCCTTCCCGCCTCGCCACCCTCAGGGCGCGCCGCGCCCCGCCGGAGCTCCCTCGAGGGCCCGATCCAGGATCTCGGCCACGTGGAGCACCTCGATCCCAGGTTGCCCCTCCACCCCGGAGACGCGTCCCTCGGCGAGGCGACGCGCGCCCAGCAGAAGCTGGAGGTGGCAAGGGGTGTTGGCCACCGCCAGGATGGTGGCGCCTGTCTCGGCCACGTCGGCCATCTTCGCGTCCAGCACCCGGCGGCTCATCGCGGGCTGGGTCAACGCGTACGTGCCCCCGGCGCCGCAGCAGCGCCCCGCGTCGGGAAGTTCCACGTACCGTAGCCCCGGCACCGACTGGAGCAGACGCCTCGGGGGGGCCACCACCTTCTGGACGTTCCGCAGGTGGCACGAGTCCTGGTAGGTCACCACGGCCTCCACGGGCTTCATGGGAGGCAAGGGCAACCCGTCCAGGAGCTCGGTGAAGTCCCGGCAGCGGGCTGCGAAGGCGCGGGCCCGCGGCTCCCACACCGGGTCGCCCTCGAACCAGGATGGGTACTCCTTCAGGGCCGCCCCGCAGCCACCTGCAACGCTGACGATCACCTCCCCGTCCACGGCCTCGAAGGCGGCGATGGTCCGCCGGGCCTGCTGGAGGGCCAGCTCCCGCTCGCCTGCATGGACGTGGACCGCCCCGCAGCACCCCTGGCCCCGGGGGAAGGTCACCTGGCAGCCTGCGGCCTCCAGGACCCGCACGGCGGCCTCGTTGACGTGGCGGAAGGCCATCTCCTGAACGCACCCCTGGAAGAAGGCGACCCGCGTCGCTGGATGGGCGGCGGTACGGGTCCGGTTCACGGCTCTCCGCTCCCGCGTCCGGGGCAGGACGGCCTCCATCTCCGCCGCGGCAGGAGCAAGGCGGCGCAGCAAGCCGGTGGACCGCACCAAGCGGTCGAGCCCAAGGGACCGGTAGAGCCTCAGGAGCCAGGCTCCCAGGCGAATCCCGCCGGGGGTACCCAGGATGCGCCCGAGGGCGACGGCCCGGATGGCGCGCTCAAGCAGGCCGCGCCGCCGCCGGGGTTCCAGCTCCGCCCGGGTTTCTTCCAGGATCCACCCGTAGCGGACGCCCGCCGGGCAGGCGGCCTCGCAGGCCCGGCAGCCGATGCAGAGGTCCAGCGGGGGAAGGATCGCTCCCACGTCCAGTCCACCCTCGGCCGCGGAGCGCACCAGGTGGATGCGTCCCCGGGGGCTCTGCGTCTCCAGCGACGTGAGGCGGTACGTGGGGCAGGCCGCCAGGCAGAAGCCACAGCGCATGCACTGGATCGTTTCGTCCAGCGGGAGCCGCACCGGACCGTCGACGGACAGGTCGAGGAGGCCCGTGCTCATCCCTGCCTCACCACCAGACGCCGGGGGGTCGACCGGGGGAAGATCTTCCCCGGGTTGAGGAGGTGCCGGGGATCCAGGGCGTCCTTGATGGCCGTCATGACCGCCACCCCCGCCGGCCCCAGCTTCCACTCCAGGTACTCCCGCTTGGAAAGACCCACGCCGTGCTCGCCGGTGATGGTGCCCCCCAGCTCGATGGCAGCTCGGAAGATCTCCTCGAAGGCGGCCTCCACCCGCTCCGCCTCCTCCTCGTCGCGCTCGTCGGTGAGACAGGTGGGGTGGAGGTTCCCGTCGCCGGCATGACCGAAGGTACAGATGGTGAGCCTGTGGCGGGCCGCGGCCCCCTGGATGGCCCGGAGCATCTCCACCAGGCGGGACCGGGGAACGGTGGCGTCCTCCAGGATGGTGGTGGGGCGCATGCGGGCCAGGGCCGAGAGCGCGGCGCGGCGGGCGGCCATGAGACGGTCGCCCTCTTCGGGCGTGCGACCCACCTCGACCCGGACTGCGCCCTCCTCCCGGCAGATGGCCGCCGCAGCCGCGACGTCCCGAGCGACCTGCTCCTCGGGCCCGTCCTGGGCCAGGAGGAGGAGCGCCTCGGCATCAGTGGGAAGGCCCACGTGGGCGAAGGCTTCCACGGCTTCGATGGTCCCCCGGTCGAGGAACTCCAGGGTGGCCGGGATGATCCTCCCTGCGATGATCCGCTCCACGCTGCGGGCCGCCTGCTCCAGGTCGTGGTAGACGGCCAGGGCCACCTGGCGGTGCGCCGGGAGCGGCAGGAGCCGGACGGTGATGCGGGTGACGATCCCCAGGGTCCCCTCCGAACCGACCAGGAGCTGGGTGAGGTCGTAGCCGGCCACGTCCTTGACGTTCTTGCCCCCCGTGACGATCCGGTCCCCATCGGGCAGGACGGCTTCCAGGCCGATCACGTAGTCGCCCGTCACGCCGTACTTCAGGCCCCTGAGGCCACCCGCGTTCTCGGCCACGTTGCCCCCCAGGGTGGAGACGGCGACGCTGCCGGGATCAGGGGGGTAGAAGAGTCCCTCCGCTTCCACCCGGCGGTGGAGCTCGGCAGTGATCACCCCTGGCTCCACGGTGGCCGTGAGGTTCTCGCGATCCAGTTCGAGGAAGCGATTCATGCGGTTGAGGGAGAGGACGATCCCTCCCTCTGCGGGAACCGTTCCGCCGGAGAGGTTGGTCGCCTGCCCCCTGGGTACGACAGGAACCCCCCTCTCCGCGGCCAGGCGCACCACGGCCTGGACCTCCCCGGTGCTGGCCGGTAGCACCACCACGTCGGGCAGGGCCCGGTGGCGGGGCGAGGCGTCGTAGGCGTAGACCGTCCGGTCCACCTCCGCGTCCAGCACCCACTGGGATCCCACCGCGTCCCTGAGAGCCTCGACGAGCTGCGTATCCTTCAACCTCCACTCCCCCTCGCTGGAGCGGTGCACGAGAACCCTTGCCGATGAGGCCCACCACCGCCGCCGCGGCCACCACGTTGTGCACCGTGATCATGTTCCCCGCGGTACCGCCGACCGCCTGCACGAGCCACGGGTTGCATCCTGGATCCAGGTTTGCGTATAATGGGGATGCACAACCTGCCTCGAGACCAACTGAATCGCTGAGTCGCGCCCCGCCGGGGCGCGAGCGGGGGACCCACCTCTTGGGGTGAATCTCCGGGCGAGCCCGGAGAGGGGCGACTCTTGCCGTCCCAACCCGTCAGCTAACCCCGTAAGCGTTGCAAGGGAGTTCAGGTCGCGCCGCTCGAGCTTGGAGCATGCGCCGCCGGAACCGGCGGCGTCCTTTCTAGGCGGAACCTACGGAATGCCCTTGCGGATGGTCTACCGGGGCCAACCCACCACGTGAGGAGGTCTTTCCATGCCTCACCGGGAGTCGTTGCGCGTGGCGGTGCTGGGCGCGGGCCATGGCGGCCAGGCGCTGGCAGGGTGGATGGCCCTTGCCGGGCACCGGGTGCGCCTCTTCAATCGATCGGCCGAGCCGCTCCTCCCGCTGCGGTCCGGCCTGACCCTGCGCGGTGCTGCCACGGGCCGCGTTCGTCTGGACGCCGTCACGACCCACCTTGACGAGGCCCTGGAGGGGGCTGAGCTGGTGATGATGGTCACGCCTGCCACCGCCCACCGCCCCCTCGCGTATCGGATGCTCCCCTACCTGCGGCCGGGCCAGGTCGTCCTCCTGCACCCCGGTCGCACGGGCGGCGCGCTGGAGGTGGCCCGCATCCTGGCCGCCGCCGGCCTGCCCAACGTGGTCGCAGAGGCCGAGACCTTCCTTTTCGCCAGCCGGGTGGAGGGGCCCGGTGAGGCCCGCATCCACCAGGTCAAGCGCCGGGTCCGGGTCGCGGCGTTGCCCGCCCACCGCACGGGTGGGACGGTTCGGCTCCTGCAGCGGATCCACCCCGCCTTCGCGCCGGCCCGGAACGTGCTGGAGACCAGCCTGCAGAACATCGGCGCGATCTTCCACCCGGCCCCCATCCTCCTCAACCTGGGGCGCGTCCAGGCGGGGATCCCGTTCGACCATTACCACGAGGGGATCACCCCCGGGGTGGCCGCCGTGATGGAGCGGGCCGACCAGGAGCGGACGGCCCTGGCCGCGCGCCTGGGGGTGGAGGTACTCTCGGCGCGTGCCTGGCTGGAGCAGGCATACGGGGCCACCGGGCGGGACCTCTACGAGGCGATCCAGGCCAACCGCTCGTACCGCGGCCTGAAGGCCCCCCGCACGCACCAGCACCGGTACCTGACCGAGGACATCCCCACGGGGCTGGTGCCCATGGTCTCCCTGGGGCAGAGCCTGGGCATGGAGATGCCCATCATGGACTCCCTCGTGCGTCTGGGCGAGGCGCTCCATCACGTGAACTACACCGCGGAAGGACGCAGCGCCCGTAGCCTGGGCCTCGTCGGCATGAGCCCGGAGGGCATCAGGGCCGTGGTGGAGCTCGGTTTCGCGGCGGCGGACTCCTTCGCCCGGGTGGACTCCAACCCGTTCTACGACAAGGCCGGCGTCTGAAGGGGTGTCTGGCGGCGTGCCCCGGCGGGCGCGCCCCCGGCACGGGGCGGGCACCGCGCATAGGGTGCCTTCCTGTGTCGCATGGTAAGGCATAGCTCGCCGCCAGGGCCGCCGCCACCATGATCGCTTGGCTCCGCCGCATGGCTATCGGTGCACTGCTCCTCCTCGCGCTGGTCGGGGTGCTGCTGGTGGTTCGCAGCTACCGCCTGGTGGCAGAGCTCAAGCCGGGCGCGCCCCCGCCGACCGCCGTCCTCCTGGACCGCGAGGGGC comes from the Limnochorda pilosa genome and includes:
- the yhbH gene encoding sporulation protein YhbH yields the protein MHPRSFLVSRDDWSLHRQGEMDQKRHQEKVREAIRENLADLVSEESIIMSDGRKVVKVPIRSLEEYKFRFDPHQGEHAGSGQGGTEVGKVLGPARPAKGAQAPGQGPGAGDQPGFDYYEAEVTVDELAELIFQDLGLPNLKQKRRADIESTYPEFTDVRKQGLQANVDKRRTLLEALRRAAREGHRGLQGIRREDLRFKTWEERVRTTTSAVVMAMMDTSGSMGTFEKYIARSFYFWMVRFLRTRYHQVQIVFIAHDTRAREVSEEEFFSKGESGGTKCSSAYEKALEIVEERFPPEDYNIYPFHFSDGDNFPSDNVRCVKLMSELIERSSAVGYGEITSGRYYRESTLMSAFERLEDPRFTCVQIRSKDEVYPALKRFFRRSEEVPHPGGLAG
- a CDS encoding SpoVR family protein, with product MTPAEIGTFEQQLERIERQARAMGLDFFPVRFELVPAEVMYTFGAYGMPHRFTHWSFGKAYQRMKTQYDYNLSRIYELVINSDPAYAFLLEGNSLLQNLVVAAHVLAHVDFFKNNRRFQHTSRTMVESMAVDAERMRAYEFTYGREAVEAILDAALAIQDQVDPYGNPWRGPEWRDPKPKVRKAPGEHDGGAGSRQGGDPYSDLWALDRYLPGGDPRPEGNRTGAGGTAAGKEAGRAAPGGPPHRTFPERPVKDLVRFVAEESRVLEPWQRDVLFMVRQEMLYFWPQMETKIMNEGWASFFHVRLMRSLDLSEADAVEFARMHAGVVQPSPYSINPYLMGLKLFESIERRWNEPTLEERERFGRRGGEGRSKIFEVRETETDVSFLRNYLTRELVEELDLYLYAQVDGRWQVVEKDWEKVRDHLVAQLTHCGVPYIVVEDGDYQGRGELLLQHRHEGLDLDARYAQKTLEHVYRLWGKPVHLATRENGKDRLHSFDGQESTVR
- a CDS encoding (Fe-S)-binding protein; translation: MSTGLLDLSVDGPVRLPLDETIQCMRCGFCLAACPTYRLTSLETQSPRGRIHLVRSAAEGGLDVGAILPPLDLCIGCRACEAACPAGVRYGWILEETRAELEPRRRRGLLERAIRAVALGRILGTPGGIRLGAWLLRLYRSLGLDRLVRSTGLLRRLAPAAAEMEAVLPRTRERRAVNRTRTAAHPATRVAFFQGCVQEMAFRHVNEAAVRVLEAAGCQVTFPRGQGCCGAVHVHAGERELALQQARRTIAAFEAVDGEVIVSVAGGCGAALKEYPSWFEGDPVWEPRARAFAARCRDFTELLDGLPLPPMKPVEAVVTYQDSCHLRNVQKVVAPPRRLLQSVPGLRYVELPDAGRCCGAGGTYALTQPAMSRRVLDAKMADVAETGATILAVANTPCHLQLLLGARRLAEGRVSGVEGQPGIEVLHVAEILDRALEGAPAGRGAP
- a CDS encoding FAD-binding oxidoreductase, translating into MKDTQLVEALRDAVGSQWVLDAEVDRTVYAYDASPRHRALPDVVVLPASTGEVQAVVRLAAERGVPVVPRGQATNLSGGTVPAEGGIVLSLNRMNRFLELDRENLTATVEPGVITAELHRRVEAEGLFYPPDPGSVAVSTLGGNVAENAGGLRGLKYGVTGDYVIGLEAVLPDGDRIVTGGKNVKDVAGYDLTQLLVGSEGTLGIVTRITVRLLPLPAHRQVALAVYHDLEQAARSVERIIAGRIIPATLEFLDRGTIEAVEAFAHVGLPTDAEALLLLAQDGPEEQVARDVAAAAAICREEGAVRVEVGRTPEEGDRLMAARRAALSALARMRPTTILEDATVPRSRLVEMLRAIQGAAARHRLTICTFGHAGDGNLHPTCLTDERDEEEAERVEAAFEEIFRAAIELGGTITGEHGVGLSKREYLEWKLGPAGVAVMTAIKDALDPRHLLNPGKIFPRSTPRRLVVRQG
- a CDS encoding NAD/NADP-dependent octopine/nopaline dehydrogenase family protein, with product MPHRESLRVAVLGAGHGGQALAGWMALAGHRVRLFNRSAEPLLPLRSGLTLRGAATGRVRLDAVTTHLDEALEGAELVMMVTPATAHRPLAYRMLPYLRPGQVVLLHPGRTGGALEVARILAAAGLPNVVAEAETFLFASRVEGPGEARIHQVKRRVRVAALPAHRTGGTVRLLQRIHPAFAPARNVLETSLQNIGAIFHPAPILLNLGRVQAGIPFDHYHEGITPGVAAVMERADQERTALAARLGVEVLSARAWLEQAYGATGRDLYEAIQANRSYRGLKAPRTHQHRYLTEDIPTGLVPMVSLGQSLGMEMPIMDSLVRLGEALHHVNYTAEGRSARSLGLVGMSPEGIRAVVELGFAAADSFARVDSNPFYDKAGV